The stretch of DNA GACCTGGAGGAGCTGAGCGACGATGAGgacgagaggaggaagatgagtaAAGGcctcctgctgtgtgtctgcTACGCCGCTAGCATCGGAGGCATCGCCACTCTGACCGGGACCGGACCCAACCTGGTCCTGGTCGGACAAATGAGCCAGTAAGagtcaatatatatataaatatataaaactaccAATGAGCTGTTAGCATcgtaattaataataataataataataataataataatgttgaaCTTTCAGACTCTTCCCTCGGAACGGAGACGTGGTGAACTTTGCGTCCTGGTTCGCCTTCGCCTTTCCCACCATGGTGCTGATGCTGACGCTGGCCTGGTTCTGGCTGCAGTTCCTCTACATCGGCTGCAAGTGAGTCAGAGATGATGTGATGGTGTTTCTAAAGATCCTCAAAGCAAAGAGATGATCCTAGTGGACCAATTCTAAGAACATTAAACTAGAACCCTGGTGTTttctcctcactgacacctcctcactgacaccacagtttatttttaggCTGTTAGGAGCTAAATGAGAGGGTTCTTTAGGATCTGTAGGATTCGGGTCCAGGTCCATGAGTGTGTTCGTGTCTCTCAGTCTGAGGAGGACGTGGGGATGTGGAGCGGTCCAGTCTCAGAAGGAGAGAGCGGCGTACGAGCTGATCAGGGCCGAGCATGGACGCCTGGGGTCCATGAGCTACGGGGAGTTCAGCGTCCTGGCGCTCTTCATGCTCATGGTGGCGCTGTGGTTCACCAGAGACCCACGCTTCATGGATGGCTGGGCCACCCACGCCTTCAACAGCAGGGCCGAGTGAGTTCTTCATTTAACATACCAGCTCGTAGCATCTAGCATTAATGCTAGgagtagcattagcattagcatagctgctgcttctgttcaTTTGAACATTAAAAACCTCCTCCTGATGGATCAGGGCTACGTCAGGTTGAGGAGtgtccaggagggacagaaacatggaggtaaaaatacaaagatgacccaaagctggaggaggaagaggaggaggaagaggagaaggacatATTACTTCTTTTCCTcgtcctccttttttttattgccctCATTTCTCTATAAATCCATGGGTTTGTTCCCGTTTCCATGGCGCCCCCTCACCTGACCTCGTCCTGGCTCCGCCCCCTCACCTCTCACCTgcttccttctcttttcattCATAAACTGGCATCGATCTGTTTGTCCGGTCGGACGTTTGTTTTCTCATCATGTCCTTCGTCAAACAAAGAGACATTTGTGATAAGAAAACACTCTGAAAACACTCTtatcaaactaaaaactaaaaagaaaacaacagtagaagtTATGAGTAGTTCAGTTCTGACGTTTATATCTTAACAGAATAAATTTATTTAagaggtattaaaataaaataaaataaaatatctgctcTTCACTTTCAATTtggaaagctaaaaaaaaaaaattatcagcaaaaactcattaaaatctttatttagtggttttaatttgcagtttaaaatgatttcactAAAAGATTATTTTCTGTTCAATCAAATTTGTCTAAAACATGAAGTTTCCCAAAGATCAGATGTTTATTTTGAACTTTCTGTTTGTAAAGACGTTTCTCTTCCCGACCCGACTAAACGTGGCGTCCATCTTCTTCTGCAGGTTTGTTACTGATGCGACCGTCTCTCTGTTTGTTGCCGTGCTGCTGTTCGTTCTTCCCTCCGAGCCTCCGAGGTTCCTCTGCTTCTGGAGGAGCTGTGACACAGGTaacgctcacacaaacacaaacacctggtAGCCTGTTCCTAGTTTGGGTCAAACAACTCTTTCTTTTGATGCAATCAGAGTCCCAGGTCTccagaggccccgccccttcACTGCTCACCTGGCAGGTGACGCAAAAGAAGATGCCTTGGAACATCGTGCTGCTACTGGGAGGAGGCTTCGCTCTGGCTAAAGGCAGCGAGGTGACAAACGCTtcatttaatcagattaatctcagcgTTGCTAAGGATTAATTCTGATTAATTACAATtaaatgtcattcatttttacCCTGTTAAGCTCTTTCATTGTTCATGTGCAAACAGACTCCAGAGagtgacaaagacaaactaacttgttgacattgtcaaGGACCCTAAGTGTTGGggtaaaggtcagaggtcatggtcctcatgtttgtttgtttccaggagTCCGGTTTGTCCCGATGGCTCGGTGCCCAGATGACGCCGCTCCACTCCATCCCTCCGTGGGCCATCGCCGCCATCCTCTGCCTCCTCATCGCCACCTTCACGGAGTGCGCTAGCAACGTTGCCACGGCAACGCTCTTCCTGCCCATTCTGGCCTCCATGGTAACAAAACCCCCCATCCACCATTACCTGCCACAGCAGTCCAGGTTTCAGTCCAAGTGTTTGGTTGTGTCTGATAAAAGTTCTGCTCTTCATTCTCTGAAGTCTCAGTCGATCAGCCTGAACCCGCTCTACGTCATGATCCCCTGCACCCTCAGCGCCTCCTTCGCCTTCATGTTGCCGGTGGCAACACCTCCCAACGCCATCGTCTTCTCTTACGGCTTACTCAAAGTCTCCGACATGGTGAGtgagtcctcctcctcttcctgggGATCGTGGCTGTCTGGTTTAAGTGAACAGCTGATGATGTGGTGGTTAAATTGTGACATGTTTGAACAGAGTCTGGTGCCACATCTGACCCTTAGACCCTTATAACCTGACTGTGTTAGAAAAGATTTAGATGATGAATAGAAGTCCATGATGAAGAGGTCTCtttgtcctcgtcctcctcctcttcctgtagGCGAGGACCGGCGTGGTGATGAACATCATTGGAATCGGCTGCATCAGTCTGGCCATCAACAGCTGGGGTCGCGTCATATTTTCTCTGGACTCCTTCCCCTCGTGGGCCAACGCCACCGCTCCTGTGTAGAGTTATTCACTCAACATGAACGTTTAACACTCAACTCTGGGCATTCGAGGGAAGTACCCCTGCAGGGAATTTGCTCTTTTATGGCAGCGTagacacaattcaacctttggacattttatttctctccgttgggctcattatacgatccagaagaagatggagatttacacatggaactccccaggaccccagccaccaaggctacatgctacatagcaatgctaagctagctTTTACTGCAAGAtggctgtgttgtgtttattatctgtagtacCGCCAATGGACCACTATATGGAGGCAAAATACTTATGACAATCAGACACAAGGATCTGATCCTTTCAGGTAAGTCACCATGTGGTGCATACTACCGGGTTCGTGGAGTGTTAGTAAATAATGCTTTCCACTATTCCagtttgtttattaattaattattacataATAACAAAGATGTGCAGGACTAACTGAGTATTATTTATGATAGTAGCAATGACCTCATGATCAGATTCTGTCAGGAAAGTCATCATGTGGTGCATAGTACTGGGCTCATCAGGTAAAAATCCAATtacttataaaaaataaaataaaaaatgagagtAGAGAGTTGATTGGAATAAAATACTTGTTTAAGCTTTTAATTTGATATatttgatagatagatatgtTTGAAAAAGTAGCTGAacactcataaaataaaatagtttgagTTGGTGTATTTCTCCTCTGGGTTTAAACATGAATACGTCTTTACACTGATGACACcgttttatatttgtgttactgattctctttaatttgtcaTCTAGCATTATTTCCTCCATGATGATTTCCttattgttgatgttttttatttggaaaactGTGAATGTCTGTAATTAGTAAagagtctgtttgttttctattgttttctatttaaactaaaataacacagtttttatgttttctataCATTTGTAACTTTCAGACTTTTGTACCGTGTGGTTGCTACAGTTTTATCAGTTATTAATAAAGATTCATATTTGaactgtgtcatttattttcacatattttaaattatattaaaaaacacattctgatCTTAAactttttgcatgttttatctCCATCACAGTATCATCATGCAGTAGTTCCTCATCTCGTAATTATGCTTcgtataaaatacatattttaaaatgtgctgtttgGAACTGAAACTGTATTGCAATTAAAAgggaaatatgaaaagaaacttgaaaagaaaataagtgaaaataaGTAATATTTCCTTTGTGCTCATCTATAAGATCAAGGTTGAATTTTCCATCAGTGTCCACGTGACTCACACAGAATTATAAAAGAGTAAGAATAAAGTTAATCATCTGAATGTATCATCTGATTAACTCTTGGGAAAGTAGGAAGTGTGGGTAAGTtgatatttatttcaaaatagaACAATTGTACATCTTCTCTAGATGAGTATttcccaaaaacaaaaaaaaatacatacattattattattattattattattattattattcatgcatCAGGAGTTTTAGTTCTGGTTCTGTagatgtttctgttctgtttttattctttatattatCGATTTTGATACTTGttaaacaaaagaaaccaaTAACTTATAATAATGCTATTAACATTAATAAAGAACAGAATGACTCGTGTTCTTGATTATTTGGCAAAATTGTTTGTAAGAGCCAATACGACAAAGAAATGAaggcaaaaatataaattacaataacataacaataaaaaaaacaataaccagctatatacatttaaaatatatttaactaaTGTATTAACTTCcgcctcctcttttcttccctctgcttttcctcctgttcctccttctcctcttcctctcgtcCTCCTGTTATTGTCCAACGTCTCCCTCTAGCGTTACCATTACCACCAGCAGGTGCCGTAAGCGTGCCGTAAATGTCGCAAACACAGTCAGGAGTTCCGTCAGTTCTATCTACACACGTTTAATGGCGGCTGATAAATAGCAACAAAGACTCGATATAGAGTTTGgttcttgttttggtttttaattgtagtttcgGGACAGTTTGACGTCAGTTTACTCCTCAGAGTGACAGTCCGCTGACTTCGGGAAGATTCTGTCCTCACCCGCTGCCATGGAAACAGGTCTGTAACCGATGCtgtggctaatgttagcctgCTAGCGTCCGTCTTATTTGAGGAGATAtttgaatggagtctggttCAGACTGGTATAGGTTTAAAGGGATTTGTTTCTTACTTAAACGTGtctgatcatttatttaatcGATACTAGATGTTGTTGAAAACAGTGATATTTAGTTAATAATCTTATGGAGTGGACGCTCCGAACTATGATCATCACCTGCGATGTTTTATGAATAACAGGTAAATGAGCCTCACTGCTTTAATCCGGGCACTTGACCAACATATTTAACTTATTAAATTGGTTGATTGTAGACTGTCTGGTTTAAGTGTACATGCTGATGATGCGGCGGTtaaattgtgacatttttgaaCTGAGTCTGGTGCTGAGTCTGACCCTTTGTCAGGGCTGAGTTAGAAAAGCTTCAGATGATGAATAGAAGTTCATGATGAAGACGTTtatttgtcctcctcctcctcctccggtccAGAGGAGCAGGCCAGGAACCGTTTCCAGTCTGAGCTGGAGTTCGTCCAGTGTCTGGCCAACCCCAACTACCTGAACTGTGAGTGACAGACAGACGTgtccaggtgagtccaggtgagtccaggtgagGTGTTGGACTtcatgtctttgtctctgttttgtctccGTGTCCAGTCCTGGCCCAGAGAGGCTTCCTGAGGGAGAGACCGTTCATCAACTACCTCAAATACCTGCTGTACTGGAAGGAGCCCGACTACGCCAAGTTCCTCAAGTAAGACaagaaccagaggaaccagaacccGAACCactcacattattattatttacgagattagatttatttatgaacCATGAAACGGCTCCTGAGAGGTTAATGAAATGACACAACATCTCCTGCTCCTTTCctatcttcctcctcctcctcctcctcttctaacCTTGTCTTCGTcttccccgtcctcctcctcctcctcctcctcctcctcgtcctcctcgtcctcctcgtcctcctcctcctcctcctcctcgtcctcctcctcgtcctcctcctcctcctcctcctcgtcctcgtcctcctcctcctcctcgtcctcctcctcctcctcgtcctcttcctcgtcctcgtcctcgtcctcgtcctcctcctcctcctcctcaggtacCCTCACTGCCTCCACATGCTGGAGCTCCTCCAGTACGAACACTTCAGGAAGGAGCTGGTCAACGCTCAGTGCTCCAAGTTCATAGATGAGCAGCAGCTCCTTCACTGGCAGCATTACTCCAGGAAGAGGACGAGGCTCCAACAGGCCCTggccgagcagcagcagcctcatcAGCCGCCGCCACAACCCCACGGCAACGCCGCCGCCAAGTCGTGACATCACAGGAAGTGGGAGGAGCTCGGACTTTAAAGCTTTTCGCTTTCACTCCAGCAGAAACGGATGCGGCCACTTCCTGGACTGTTCAACTCTGTATGAATCCGTGATGAATCTGAGGATGACGGTCGCTCATTGGTTGATAATAaagctctaaaaaaaataaaaaaaaaacacacacacaccatgaatCCTTTTAACAAGATaacgttttttctttctttttaataaaatatatcgAAATGTCAAAGTTTCctgttgatat from Mugil cephalus isolate CIBA_MC_2020 chromosome 15, CIBA_Mcephalus_1.1, whole genome shotgun sequence encodes:
- the LOC125021480 gene encoding solute carrier family 13 member 5-like, translated to MSVLPLRVKILRRVWRLKDVFILVCSPFILLPLALSTTEAACAYVIALMAVYWCTEVLPLAVTALLPTILFPVLGIMESKDVCMQYLKDTNMLFVGGLMVAVAVEHWNLHKRIALRVLLLVGVRPALLMLGFMGVTAFLSMWISNTATTAMMVPIVQAVLDQLHGNVDPETPPKTQSAADKQQHEEKTTGVLQTTAATVLKKGVKEETETQDDSEETKNLPDDALPEREADSENQMDKEEMIKPTPSDGSSPVVLSVIGHMDLEELSDDEDERRKMSKGLLLCVCYAASIGGIATLTGTGPNLVLVGQMSQLFPRNGDVVNFASWFAFAFPTMVLMLTLAWFWLQFLYIGCNLRRTWGCGAVQSQKERAAYELIRAEHGRLGSMSYGEFSVLALFMLMVALWFTRDPRFMDGWATHAFNSRAEFVTDATVSLFVAVLLFVLPSEPPRFLCFWRSCDTESQVSRGPAPSLLTWQVTQKKMPWNIVLLLGGGFALAKGSEESGLSRWLGAQMTPLHSIPPWAIAAILCLLIATFTECASNVATATLFLPILASMSQSISLNPLYVMIPCTLSASFAFMLPVATPPNAIVFSYGLLKVSDMARTGVVMNIIGIGCISLAINSWGRVIFSLDSFPSWANATAPV
- the med31 gene encoding mediator of RNA polymerase II transcription subunit 31, which encodes METEEQARNRFQSELEFVQCLANPNYLNFLAQRGFLRERPFINYLKYLLYWKEPDYAKFLKYPHCLHMLELLQYEHFRKELVNAQCSKFIDEQQLLHWQHYSRKRTRLQQALAEQQQPHQPPPQPHGNAAAKS